From a region of the Clupea harengus chromosome 9, Ch_v2.0.2, whole genome shotgun sequence genome:
- the dhx34 gene encoding probable ATP-dependent RNA helicase DHX34 isoform X1: MASEKRDERWDWDSPRCRAQLDEIFFRQHDYIQTGSQDHRDFWAFFERFQRFKARKELSGSKDNKNEDPNSSKSRKSGSLDLGLPKEYDARYRINISVNTKDVEDKMQGCGHRQRQTSSGPGKQEITDCRLALLHFLDFCQRQGFNKLAKLRQEQRSLPIFVYRDRIVELVKANPVVVVAGDTGCGKSTQVPQYLLASGFNYIACTQPRRIACISLAKRVSFESLNQYGSKVGYQIRFETTRTLATKLLFLTEGLLLRQIQKDSLLDQYQVLIVDEVHERHLHCDFLLGVLRALISSRSDLRLVLMSATINIKLFSEYFRGAPVLQVPGRLFPIQVIYQPIPPEEQVSRLEKLDPRPYLRVLQGIDQRYLPEERGDVLLFLSGVAEISTVLEACQAYATHTQRWIVLALHSTLSLAQQDKVFDISPTGVRKCIISTNIAETSVTIDGVRFVVDSGKVKEMSFDPKAKMQRLQEFWISRASSEQRKGRAGRTGPGVCYRLYAESDYDAFAPYPVPEIHRVALDSLVLQMKSMDLGDPCSFSFIDPPSASSIQTALTYLRDQGALDASGELTTIGRLLASLPVDVVIGKMLVLGSLFNLVEPVLTVAAALTVQSPFLRSAQHNPDCATARQPLHSNQGDPFTLLNTFNAWVQVKGERGGGSRKWCRRRGLEEQRLYEMVNLRRQFKELLKSHGLLEEQGTGVVTPEERKRRRERLTERHQLHQIKREHDLQEGSRRKVLRLEEGTEDTSGSDDETSGKKGKDKKADGQSVDIQEVKFKLRHNVDQLQEVASASQDLPSRQQALLKLVLCRGLYPQLSLPDEHNATRKDSEQIFHTRNKQGVVIHPTSVFASDPEVLHVPDQEGSQPGADKGQSSRHQLLAFVTLLETNKPYVSNCVRVPALQALLLVANCLDSNGNCTRLVADGWLELCLSDGERTLGVISSALELRAEWERLLQAQLSKHRPSGRDLERLSDRLVRFLLYTEVNYSVRRLTGLQAQNLYVGPQRDPDPSDALALRSVFRGVEPKPDPIKGGLRVSSYFTYNCLSDPTDLYSECLRTFWTCPFCALYMPFTPLERMQHQAACKPPEEIAAQEAEAECESEKAVKPSSSSLTRLYHCDICNKDLTLTSTEILKHKRQHTVAS, from the exons ATGGCATCGGagaagagggatgagagatggGACTGGGACAGCCCCCGGTGCCGCGCACAACTGGATGAAATATTTTTCCGCCAACATGACTACATCCAAACTGGAAGCCAAGATCACAGGGATTTCTGGGCTTTCTTTGAGCGTTTCCAGCGGTTCAAAGCCAGGAAGGAGTTGTCAGGTTCAAAAGACAATAAAAACGAAGACCCAAATAGCAGCAAAAGCCGCAAGAGTGGGTCTTTAGACTTGGGACTGCCCAAGGAATACGATGCTCGGTATAGAATTAACATATCAGTGAACACCAAGGATGTAGAGGATAAAATGCAGGGTTGTGGACATCGACAACGACAAACTTCCTCAGGCCCAGGCAAGCAGGAGATCACAGACTGCCGTTTGGCCCTACTCCATTTCCTGGACTTCTGCCAGAGGCAGGGCTTCAACAAGCTGGCCAAACTCCGTCAGGAGCAGAGGAGCCTACCTATTTTCGTCTACCGGGACAGGATAGTAGAGCTGGTTAAGGCTAACCCAGTGGTTGTAGTGGCAGGGGACACAGGTTGTGGAAAGTCCACCCAGGTGCCTCAGTACCTGCTTGCTTCTGGATTCAATTACATTGCCTGCACACAGCCACGTCGTATTGCATGCATCTCCCTGGCCAAGCGGGTCAGCTTTGAGAGTCTGAACCAGTATGGCTCTAAG GTTGGGTACCAGATCCGCTTTGAGACCACGCGCACACTGGCCACCAAGCTCCTGTTTCTGACCGAGGGGTTGCTGCTGAGGCAGATTCAGAAGGACTCTTTGCTAGACCAGTACCAAGTGCTGATAGTGGATGAAGTGCATGAGCGGCATCTGCACTGTGACTTCCTGCTGGGGGTCCTGCGGGCACTCATTAGCTCGAGGTCTGACCTACGATTGGTGCTCATGTCCGCCACCATCAATATCAAGCTCTTTTCAGAGTACTTTCGTGGCGCGCCTGTGTTGCAGGTGCCAGGCAGGCTCTTTCCCATACAG GTGATCTACCAGCCTATCCCTCCAGAGGAGCAGGTCTCCCGCTTAGAGAAGTTGGACCCCCGGCCGTACCTCCGCGTGCTCCAGGGGATCGACCAGCGGTACCTGCCTGAGGAGAGGGGGGACGTGCTGCTGTTCCTCAGCGGTGTGGCCGAGATCTCCACTGTGCTCGAGGCTTGCCAGGcctatgccacacacactcagcgctGGATCGTCCTCGCCCTCCACAGcacactctctctggctcaGCAGGATAAG GTTTTTGATATATCTCCCACTGGTGTGAGGAAGTGCATCATCTCGACAAACATAGCTGAGACTTCGGTGACCATTGATGGCGTACGCTTTGTAGTGGATTCAG GTAAGGTGAAGGAGATGAGTTTCGACCCGAAGGCGAAGATGCAGCGCCTGCAGGAGTTCTGGATCAGCAGGGCCAGCTCTGAGCAGAGGAAAGGTCGAGCGGGCCGCACCGGGCCGGGGGTCTGCTACCGCTTATATGCCGAGTCTGATTATGATGCGTTCGCTCCCTATCCGGTCCCGGAGATTCACAGGGTGGCGCTGGACTCCCTGGTGCTTCAG ATGAAGAGTATGGACCTGGGAGACCCTTGTTCCTTTTCCTTTATTGACCCCCCATCGGCTTCAAGTATCCAGACGGCGTTAACGTACCTGAGAGATCAAGGGGCTCTGGATGCCTCAGGAGAGCTCACCACCATAGGGAGGCTGCTGGCCTCGCTGCCTGTGGACGTGGTCATCG GAAAAATGCTGGTGTTGGGGTCCCTGTTTAATCTGGTGGAGCCGGTGTTGACGGTCGCAGCAGCTCTTACCGTTCAGTCTCCATTTTTGCGAAGTGCCCAGCACAACCCAGACTGTGCCACAGCACGCCAGCCCCTCCACAGCAACCAAGGAGACCCCTTCACCCTCCTCAACACCTTCAACGCCTGGGTGCAG GTGAAGGGGGAGCGAGGCGGTGGGTCCAGAAAGTGGTGTAGGAGGCGTGGGCTGGAAGAGCAGAGGCTGTATGAGATGGTCAACCTCCGCAGACAGTTTAAG GAGCTGCTGAAGAGCCATGGCCTGCTGGAGGAGCAGGGCACTGGCGTTGTGACCCCTGAGGAACGCAAGCGCCGGCGGGAAAGACTGACGGAGCGGCACCAGTTGCACCAGATCAAGCGTGAGCACGACCTGCAGGAGGGCAGCCGCCGCAAGGTGCTACGCCTGGAGGAGGGGACGGAGGACACGTCCGGCTCAGACGACGAGACGtcaggaaagaaaggaaaagataaGAAGGCAGATGGACAAAGTGTGGACATACAG GAGGTGAAATTTAAGCTGCGTCACAACGTTGACCAGCTCCAGGAGGTGGCCAGTGCCAGTCAGGACCTCCCATCACGCCAACAGGCCCTGCTGAAGCTGGTGCTGTGCCGCGGGCTCTACCCACAGCTGTCTCTGCCCGACGAGCACAACGCCACCCGGAAGGACTCCGAGCAG ATCTTTCACACACGGAATAAGCAGGGTGTGGTGATCCATCCCACCAGTGTTTTTGCCAGTGACCCAGAGGTTCTACATGTTCCTGACCAGGAGGGGAGCCAGCCTG GGGCAGATAAAGGCCAGAGCAGTAGACACCAGCTCCTGGCGTTCGTCACATTGCTGGAGACCAACAAGCCATATGTGTCCAACTGTGTGAGAGTTCCAGCCCTGCAG GCTCTACTGTTGGTCGCAAACTGTCTGGACAGTAACGGCAACTGCACGCGCTTGGTGGCAGACGGCTGGCTGGAGCTTTGTCTGAGTGACGGTGAGAGGACCCTGGGCGTCATCTCCTCTGCGCTAGAGCTGCGTGCCGAGTGGGAGCGCCTGCTACAGGCTCAGCTCAGCAAGCACAGGCCCTCTGGCCGGGACCTGGAACGACTGAGTGATCGGCTGGTGCGCTTCTTGCTGTACACCGAG GTCAACTACAGCGTGCGCCGCCTCACGGGTCTCCAGGCCCAGAATCTGTACGTGGGGCCCCAGCGAGACCCAGATCCTTCAGACGCCCTGGCTCTCCGCTCCGTCTTCCGTGGGGTGGAACCCAAGCCCGACCCCATCAAGGGAGGACTTCGAGTCAGCAGCTACTTCACCTACAACTGCCTCAGT GACCCCACCGACCTGTACAGTGAGTGTCTGCGCACGTTTTGGACCTGCCCGTTCTGCGCCCTCTACATGCCCTTCACGCCCCTGGAACGCATGCAGCACCAGGCCGCCTGCAAGCCCCCAGAGGAGATAGCTGCACAGGAGgctgagg caGAGTGTGAAAGTGAGAAGGCTGTAAAGccttcatcctcctccctgACTCGCCTCTACCACTGTGACATCTGCAACAAGGACCTGACCCTCACTTCCACCGAGATTCTCAAACACAAGAGGCAGCACACAGTGGCAAGCTAA
- the dhx34 gene encoding probable ATP-dependent RNA helicase DHX34 isoform X2, with protein sequence MASEKRDERWDWDSPRCRAQLDEIFFRQHDYIQTGSQDHRDFWAFFERFQRFKARKELSGSKDNKNEDPNSSKSRKSGSLDLGLPKEYDARYRINISVNTKDVEDKMQGCGHRQRQTSSGPGKQEITDCRLALLHFLDFCQRQGFNKLAKLRQEQRSLPIFVYRDRIVELVKANPVVVVAGDTGCGKSTQVPQYLLASGFNYIACTQPRRIACISLAKRVSFESLNQYGSKVGYQIRFETTRTLATKLLFLTEGLLLRQIQKDSLLDQYQVLIVDEVHERHLHCDFLLGVLRALISSRSDLRLVLMSATINIKLFSEYFRGAPVLQVPGRLFPIQVIYQPIPPEEQVSRLEKLDPRPYLRVLQGIDQRYLPEERGDVLLFLSGVAEISTVLEACQAYATHTQRWIVLALHSTLSLAQQDKVFDISPTGVRKCIISTNIAETSVTIDGVRFVVDSGKVKEMSFDPKAKMQRLQEFWISRASSEQRKGRAGRTGPGVCYRLYAESDYDAFAPYPVPEIHRVALDSLVLQMKSMDLGDPCSFSFIDPPSASSIQTALTYLRDQGALDASGELTTIGRLLASLPVDVVIGKMLVLGSLFNLVEPVLTVAAALTVQSPFLRSAQHNPDCATARQPLHSNQGDPFTLLNTFNAWVQVKGERGGGSRKWCRRRGLEEQRLYEMVNLRRQFKELLKSHGLLEEQGTGVVTPEERKRRRERLTERHQLHQIKREHDLQEGSRRKVLRLEEGTEDTSGSDDETSGKKGKDKKADGQSVDIQEVKFKLRHNVDQLQEVASASQDLPSRQQALLKLVLCRGLYPQLSLPDEHNATRKDSEQIFHTRNKQGVVIHPTSVFASDPEVLHVPDQEGSQPGADKGQSSRHQLLAFVTLLETNKPYVSNCVRVPALQALLLVANCLDSNGNCTRLVADGWLELCLSDGERTLGVISSALELRAEWERLLQAQLSKHRPSGRDLERLSDRLVRFLLYTEVNYSVRRLTGLQAQNLYVGPQRDPDPSDALALRSVFRGVEPKPDPIKGGLRVSSYFTYNCLSDPTDLYSECLRTFWTCPFCALYMPFTPLERMQHQAACKPPEEIAAQEAEECESEKAVKPSSSSLTRLYHCDICNKDLTLTSTEILKHKRQHTVAS encoded by the exons ATGGCATCGGagaagagggatgagagatggGACTGGGACAGCCCCCGGTGCCGCGCACAACTGGATGAAATATTTTTCCGCCAACATGACTACATCCAAACTGGAAGCCAAGATCACAGGGATTTCTGGGCTTTCTTTGAGCGTTTCCAGCGGTTCAAAGCCAGGAAGGAGTTGTCAGGTTCAAAAGACAATAAAAACGAAGACCCAAATAGCAGCAAAAGCCGCAAGAGTGGGTCTTTAGACTTGGGACTGCCCAAGGAATACGATGCTCGGTATAGAATTAACATATCAGTGAACACCAAGGATGTAGAGGATAAAATGCAGGGTTGTGGACATCGACAACGACAAACTTCCTCAGGCCCAGGCAAGCAGGAGATCACAGACTGCCGTTTGGCCCTACTCCATTTCCTGGACTTCTGCCAGAGGCAGGGCTTCAACAAGCTGGCCAAACTCCGTCAGGAGCAGAGGAGCCTACCTATTTTCGTCTACCGGGACAGGATAGTAGAGCTGGTTAAGGCTAACCCAGTGGTTGTAGTGGCAGGGGACACAGGTTGTGGAAAGTCCACCCAGGTGCCTCAGTACCTGCTTGCTTCTGGATTCAATTACATTGCCTGCACACAGCCACGTCGTATTGCATGCATCTCCCTGGCCAAGCGGGTCAGCTTTGAGAGTCTGAACCAGTATGGCTCTAAG GTTGGGTACCAGATCCGCTTTGAGACCACGCGCACACTGGCCACCAAGCTCCTGTTTCTGACCGAGGGGTTGCTGCTGAGGCAGATTCAGAAGGACTCTTTGCTAGACCAGTACCAAGTGCTGATAGTGGATGAAGTGCATGAGCGGCATCTGCACTGTGACTTCCTGCTGGGGGTCCTGCGGGCACTCATTAGCTCGAGGTCTGACCTACGATTGGTGCTCATGTCCGCCACCATCAATATCAAGCTCTTTTCAGAGTACTTTCGTGGCGCGCCTGTGTTGCAGGTGCCAGGCAGGCTCTTTCCCATACAG GTGATCTACCAGCCTATCCCTCCAGAGGAGCAGGTCTCCCGCTTAGAGAAGTTGGACCCCCGGCCGTACCTCCGCGTGCTCCAGGGGATCGACCAGCGGTACCTGCCTGAGGAGAGGGGGGACGTGCTGCTGTTCCTCAGCGGTGTGGCCGAGATCTCCACTGTGCTCGAGGCTTGCCAGGcctatgccacacacactcagcgctGGATCGTCCTCGCCCTCCACAGcacactctctctggctcaGCAGGATAAG GTTTTTGATATATCTCCCACTGGTGTGAGGAAGTGCATCATCTCGACAAACATAGCTGAGACTTCGGTGACCATTGATGGCGTACGCTTTGTAGTGGATTCAG GTAAGGTGAAGGAGATGAGTTTCGACCCGAAGGCGAAGATGCAGCGCCTGCAGGAGTTCTGGATCAGCAGGGCCAGCTCTGAGCAGAGGAAAGGTCGAGCGGGCCGCACCGGGCCGGGGGTCTGCTACCGCTTATATGCCGAGTCTGATTATGATGCGTTCGCTCCCTATCCGGTCCCGGAGATTCACAGGGTGGCGCTGGACTCCCTGGTGCTTCAG ATGAAGAGTATGGACCTGGGAGACCCTTGTTCCTTTTCCTTTATTGACCCCCCATCGGCTTCAAGTATCCAGACGGCGTTAACGTACCTGAGAGATCAAGGGGCTCTGGATGCCTCAGGAGAGCTCACCACCATAGGGAGGCTGCTGGCCTCGCTGCCTGTGGACGTGGTCATCG GAAAAATGCTGGTGTTGGGGTCCCTGTTTAATCTGGTGGAGCCGGTGTTGACGGTCGCAGCAGCTCTTACCGTTCAGTCTCCATTTTTGCGAAGTGCCCAGCACAACCCAGACTGTGCCACAGCACGCCAGCCCCTCCACAGCAACCAAGGAGACCCCTTCACCCTCCTCAACACCTTCAACGCCTGGGTGCAG GTGAAGGGGGAGCGAGGCGGTGGGTCCAGAAAGTGGTGTAGGAGGCGTGGGCTGGAAGAGCAGAGGCTGTATGAGATGGTCAACCTCCGCAGACAGTTTAAG GAGCTGCTGAAGAGCCATGGCCTGCTGGAGGAGCAGGGCACTGGCGTTGTGACCCCTGAGGAACGCAAGCGCCGGCGGGAAAGACTGACGGAGCGGCACCAGTTGCACCAGATCAAGCGTGAGCACGACCTGCAGGAGGGCAGCCGCCGCAAGGTGCTACGCCTGGAGGAGGGGACGGAGGACACGTCCGGCTCAGACGACGAGACGtcaggaaagaaaggaaaagataaGAAGGCAGATGGACAAAGTGTGGACATACAG GAGGTGAAATTTAAGCTGCGTCACAACGTTGACCAGCTCCAGGAGGTGGCCAGTGCCAGTCAGGACCTCCCATCACGCCAACAGGCCCTGCTGAAGCTGGTGCTGTGCCGCGGGCTCTACCCACAGCTGTCTCTGCCCGACGAGCACAACGCCACCCGGAAGGACTCCGAGCAG ATCTTTCACACACGGAATAAGCAGGGTGTGGTGATCCATCCCACCAGTGTTTTTGCCAGTGACCCAGAGGTTCTACATGTTCCTGACCAGGAGGGGAGCCAGCCTG GGGCAGATAAAGGCCAGAGCAGTAGACACCAGCTCCTGGCGTTCGTCACATTGCTGGAGACCAACAAGCCATATGTGTCCAACTGTGTGAGAGTTCCAGCCCTGCAG GCTCTACTGTTGGTCGCAAACTGTCTGGACAGTAACGGCAACTGCACGCGCTTGGTGGCAGACGGCTGGCTGGAGCTTTGTCTGAGTGACGGTGAGAGGACCCTGGGCGTCATCTCCTCTGCGCTAGAGCTGCGTGCCGAGTGGGAGCGCCTGCTACAGGCTCAGCTCAGCAAGCACAGGCCCTCTGGCCGGGACCTGGAACGACTGAGTGATCGGCTGGTGCGCTTCTTGCTGTACACCGAG GTCAACTACAGCGTGCGCCGCCTCACGGGTCTCCAGGCCCAGAATCTGTACGTGGGGCCCCAGCGAGACCCAGATCCTTCAGACGCCCTGGCTCTCCGCTCCGTCTTCCGTGGGGTGGAACCCAAGCCCGACCCCATCAAGGGAGGACTTCGAGTCAGCAGCTACTTCACCTACAACTGCCTCAGT GACCCCACCGACCTGTACAGTGAGTGTCTGCGCACGTTTTGGACCTGCCCGTTCTGCGCCCTCTACATGCCCTTCACGCCCCTGGAACGCATGCAGCACCAGGCCGCCTGCAAGCCCCCAGAGGAGATAGCTGCACAGGAGgctgagg AGTGTGAAAGTGAGAAGGCTGTAAAGccttcatcctcctccctgACTCGCCTCTACCACTGTGACATCTGCAACAAGGACCTGACCCTCACTTCCACCGAGATTCTCAAACACAAGAGGCAGCACACAGTGGCAAGCTAA